From one Paenibacillus sp. FSL K6-1330 genomic stretch:
- a CDS encoding DUF2500 domain-containing protein has protein sequence MMPQGTSFGGGFDFMFTLVPILIGIVFVIVIVGFISNGARYVKNAKSPRTSEFARVVSKRMDIRHHSNHHNGNNGMMHSSNSSRTYYYITLEFDNGERKEYLDVKNLYGLVVEGDTGYAAIQGDWIIAFERDVQPQS, from the coding sequence ATGATGCCGCAAGGAACGTCTTTTGGCGGAGGATTTGATTTTATGTTTACGCTGGTTCCCATTCTGATTGGAATTGTATTCGTGATTGTGATTGTGGGCTTCATCTCTAATGGCGCCCGTTATGTTAAGAACGCCAAGTCACCTCGCACGTCCGAGTTTGCCCGGGTTGTCTCCAAACGCATGGACATCCGTCATCACAGCAATCATCACAACGGGAATAACGGCATGATGCATTCCAGCAATTCTTCCCGAACATATTACTACATCACCCTCGAATTTGATAATGGGGAGCGGAAGGAATATCTCGATGTCAAGAATCTGTACGGTCTTGTTGTGGAGGGAGACACCGGCTATGCCGCCATTCAGGGCGATTGGATCATCGCTTTTGAGCGGGATGTGCAGCCGCAGTCGTAA
- a CDS encoding NAD(P)H oxidoreductase has protein sequence MKVLTVVTHPRENSFTFAITEKFVQGLRDSGHEAEILDLHRIGFDPVLWEADEPDWSNPTKIYSPEVEAEIARMKEHDALAYIFPVWWYGIPAMLKGYIDRVWNHGFAYGGGSKLHHQQVLWLALAGASEDHFAKRGYDQMLSLSLNIGMADYSGIKNSRVEFFYDTLEGRPEHMESLLERAYQLGLHYADSGVSVK, from the coding sequence ATGAAGGTATTAACGGTTGTTACGCATCCACGCGAAAATTCCTTTACATTTGCAATTACCGAGAAGTTTGTACAAGGGCTTCGGGACTCCGGGCATGAAGCGGAGATTCTGGACCTCCACCGCATCGGTTTCGATCCGGTCCTGTGGGAGGCAGACGAACCTGATTGGTCTAATCCTACCAAGATCTATTCTCCTGAAGTAGAAGCCGAAATTGCACGAATGAAGGAACACGACGCGCTGGCCTATATCTTCCCGGTGTGGTGGTACGGAATCCCGGCCATGCTGAAAGGGTATATCGACCGTGTCTGGAATCATGGCTTCGCTTACGGCGGCGGCTCAAAGCTTCATCACCAACAGGTATTATGGCTGGCGCTCGCGGGAGCTTCGGAAGATCATTTTGCCAAGCGGGGCTATGATCAGATGTTATCCCTTTCCCTCAATATTGGGATGGCCGACTACTCCGGAATCAAGAATTCCCGTGTGGAATTCTTCTATGATACGTTGGAGGGTAGACCGGAGCATATGGAGAGTTTGCTCGAGCGTGCTTATCAGCTGGGATTGCATTATGCTGACTCTGGAGTAAGCGTGAAATGA
- a CDS encoding winged helix-turn-helix transcriptional regulator, which translates to MDVIGGKWKVIVLCHLSYGPKRTSEIKKQMPDITQKMLTQTLRELEEDGIITRTVFNQVPPKVVYELSEMGVSLQPILDQICEWGEKYLNGKSKVITP; encoded by the coding sequence ATGGATGTAATCGGCGGCAAGTGGAAGGTCATTGTGCTGTGCCACTTAAGTTATGGACCCAAGCGAACGAGTGAAATTAAGAAGCAGATGCCGGATATTACGCAGAAAATGTTAACCCAGACGCTGCGGGAGCTGGAGGAGGATGGGATTATCACGCGAACGGTCTTTAATCAAGTGCCGCCTAAGGTCGTGTATGAGCTGAGTGAAATGGGCGTTTCGCTGCAACCGATCCTTGACCAAATCTGTGAATGGGGCGAGAAGTACTTGAATGGGAAATCGAAGGTAATTACACCTTGA
- a CDS encoding EAL domain-containing protein, with product MEGNYNLYIVGLSIAIAILASYSALNITSKISDANGKSKFFWLCGGAMVMGSGIWSMHFVGMLAMHMNMNVRYDVFLTIMSMLVSVVSSFIAFYITMPKNINWSKIAIGGFIMGSGIVTMHYMGMEAMVIHAEISYDPGIWVLSAIIALVASYAALLLFLRFRNHPKSSFLKWGSAVVMGFAVCGMHYTGMKAARFEAHAGMITQPPQSVDFLLLYGVTVTIFAILLVSWGAMFFDRHVLEKLAYQDTITGLPNRNEMNRFFETNAETEKITILFLDLDQFKAINDTLGHNVGDLLVQEVGKRLRQFIRGGQQVFRIGGDEFLVILKQSDPNYAQRLADDILQQIKNVYHIDGNELYVTASIGISIGSVHSSDRTTLLKNADTAMYKAKGLGKNQQCLYDEEMGLQEVRKMELEKDLQRAFELKEFFIVYQPKWNVQSDRLVGFEALLRWKHPRLGVISPLEFIPIAEETGLIIPMTRWTLEEACKQCRIWQERGIVQPVSVNLSIRLFHGDNLLELIQNVLDQANLEPRLLELEIAESMVLHDVNDIIRQLGNIRSLGVKVSMDDFGTGYSSIGLLDRIPIDALKLDRQFTNDLDTPSKRAIVNAIVLMAENLNLDVIAEGVENKEHIDFLTGLGCHVMQGYYYGKPMDIDEIKVWMYEHNHKTEEIEIL from the coding sequence ATGGAAGGCAATTATAACTTATATATTGTTGGGCTTTCAATTGCGATTGCTATACTTGCTTCATACTCGGCTTTGAATATTACCTCTAAAATTTCGGATGCGAACGGAAAATCCAAGTTTTTTTGGCTTTGCGGTGGCGCCATGGTCATGGGAAGCGGCATTTGGTCCATGCATTTTGTCGGCATGCTGGCCATGCACATGAATATGAATGTGAGGTACGATGTCTTTCTGACCATCATGTCGATGCTCGTCAGCGTGGTTTCCTCCTTCATTGCGTTTTATATCACGATGCCCAAAAACATTAACTGGTCCAAAATCGCCATTGGCGGCTTCATTATGGGAAGCGGCATCGTCACCATGCATTACATGGGAATGGAAGCCATGGTCATCCATGCCGAAATTAGTTATGATCCCGGCATTTGGGTTCTGTCCGCCATCATTGCATTGGTTGCTTCCTATGCGGCTTTATTATTGTTTCTCCGTTTTCGGAATCATCCCAAGTCCAGCTTTCTTAAGTGGGGCTCGGCGGTTGTCATGGGATTTGCCGTATGCGGGATGCATTATACAGGCATGAAAGCTGCACGGTTTGAGGCGCATGCCGGTATGATCACACAGCCGCCGCAGTCTGTCGATTTTCTTCTTCTGTATGGTGTGACGGTCACGATTTTTGCTATCCTGCTGGTTTCTTGGGGGGCGATGTTCTTTGATCGGCATGTGCTGGAAAAGCTGGCCTATCAGGATACGATCACGGGATTGCCTAACCGCAATGAAATGAACCGATTCTTTGAGACGAATGCCGAGACAGAGAAGATTACGATCCTGTTTCTGGATTTGGACCAATTCAAGGCTATCAACGATACGCTGGGCCATAATGTCGGGGATTTGCTGGTCCAGGAAGTGGGTAAGCGACTGCGTCAATTCATTCGAGGCGGCCAGCAGGTATTCCGGATCGGCGGGGACGAATTTCTGGTTATTTTGAAGCAAAGCGACCCGAATTATGCCCAGCGCTTAGCCGACGATATACTTCAACAAATAAAAAACGTGTACCATATCGACGGCAACGAATTGTACGTGACGGCAAGCATCGGAATCAGCATCGGTTCCGTCCATAGCTCTGACCGTACGACGCTGCTGAAGAATGCGGATACCGCAATGTATAAAGCGAAGGGACTGGGCAAGAACCAGCAATGCCTCTATGACGAGGAGATGGGTCTTCAAGAGGTTCGCAAAATGGAATTGGAGAAGGACCTGCAACGAGCGTTTGAGCTGAAGGAGTTCTTCATTGTATATCAGCCCAAATGGAATGTGCAAAGTGATCGCTTGGTCGGATTCGAGGCGCTGCTTCGCTGGAAGCATCCCAGATTAGGCGTGATATCGCCGCTTGAATTCATTCCGATTGCCGAAGAGACGGGGCTGATTATACCAATGACCCGATGGACGCTTGAGGAAGCATGCAAACAGTGCAGAATTTGGCAGGAGAGAGGAATTGTCCAGCCGGTTTCGGTAAATTTATCGATTCGTTTATTTCATGGTGACAATCTGCTTGAGCTTATTCAAAACGTTCTGGATCAGGCGAATTTGGAGCCTCGCTTGTTAGAACTGGAAATAGCAGAGTCCATGGTGCTGCATGATGTGAATGATATTATCCGCCAGCTTGGGAATATCAGGTCCTTGGGGGTTAAGGTCTCCATGGATGATTTCGGAACCGGTTATTCCTCGATTGGTCTATTGGACCGGATTCCGATTGATGCTTTAAAGCTGGACCGCCAGTTCACCAATGATTTGGACACGCCCAGCAAACGCGCCATTGTCAACGCCATCGTTCTTATGGCAGAGAATTTGAATCTGGATGTAATCGCGGAAGGTGTCGAGAACAAGGAGCATATCGACTTTTTGACCGGACTTGGCTGCCACGTCATGCAAGGTTATTATTACGGAAAGCCGATGGATATCGATGAGATTAAGGTCTGGATGTACGAACATAATCACAAAACAGAAGAGATCGAGATCCTCTGA
- the splB gene encoding spore photoproduct lyase: protein MERFDPELVFFEPDALEYPLGKKLQAWFEELGTPIKMTTSHNRVTGIPGESETEKYRNAKRTLVVGIRKTLDFDTSKPSAEYAIPLTTGCAGHCHYCYLQTTMSSKPYVRIYVNLDQILDKAKAYIADRTPEITRFEAACTGDPVSLEHLTGALAYYIEFMAKQEYGRLRFVTKFANIDSLLNIDHGGHTRVRFSINSDYVIRYFEPGTSSFEERIEAAGKIAEAGYPLGFIIAPIVKYDGWQEGYWHLLEKLHERLSHVEVKDLTFELIQHRFTKTAKSTILKRYPKTKLNMDEEDRQLKWGRYGKFKYVYKAETVEEFQQLFEKGIQEYFPRAKIAYFV from the coding sequence TTGGAGCGTTTTGACCCGGAACTGGTCTTTTTTGAGCCGGACGCGTTGGAGTATCCGCTTGGAAAAAAGCTGCAAGCATGGTTTGAAGAATTAGGTACCCCCATTAAAATGACAACATCTCATAATAGGGTGACCGGTATTCCAGGAGAATCGGAAACTGAAAAATACCGCAACGCCAAGAGAACCCTGGTTGTCGGGATCAGGAAAACATTGGACTTCGATACCTCCAAGCCGTCAGCGGAATATGCCATCCCGCTAACTACCGGATGTGCGGGACATTGTCATTACTGCTACCTGCAAACGACGATGAGTTCGAAACCTTATGTGCGGATTTACGTGAACCTGGATCAAATCCTGGATAAAGCAAAGGCCTATATCGCGGATCGGACCCCGGAAATTACGCGTTTCGAAGCTGCTTGCACGGGGGATCCCGTATCGCTTGAGCATTTGACCGGAGCACTTGCCTATTACATTGAATTTATGGCCAAGCAGGAATATGGCCGACTGCGATTCGTGACGAAATTCGCCAACATCGATTCCCTTCTGAATATCGATCACGGCGGCCATACCAGGGTCCGCTTCTCCATCAATTCCGATTATGTCATCCGTTATTTCGAGCCGGGCACCTCTTCCTTCGAAGAACGGATTGAAGCCGCGGGCAAAATTGCCGAAGCCGGATATCCGTTAGGTTTCATCATTGCCCCGATCGTTAAATATGACGGATGGCAAGAGGGATACTGGCATTTGTTAGAGAAGCTTCATGAGCGATTGAGCCATGTGGAGGTAAAGGATCTGACGTTCGAGCTCATTCAACACCGTTTTACCAAAACGGCCAAAAGCACCATTTTAAAGCGTTACCCCAAAACCAAACTGAATATGGACGAGGAAGATCGGCAGTTAAAATGGGGAAGGTACGGAAAGTTTAAATATGTCTATAAGGCTGAAACCGTCGAGGAGTTCCAGCAGTTGTTCGAGAAGGGGATCCAAGAATATTTCCCTCGCGCGAAAATTGCCTATTTTGTTTAA
- a CDS encoding response regulator, with translation MMFNVLVVDDESVQREGIKDLISQYRFPFQVLEAENGMSAERILVQNAIDILITDVRMPLMDGLALSKQARKMQQDLKIVICSGYDEFEYARSAIRLGVVNYLLKPLVREEFLEVMEDITQISPYGGDLEQETVESKVILQVKDYVKDHYQRDISLSDAAHDVYLSPGYLSILFKKETGENFSKYLTDYRLRRASHLLLNSNMKVNDIAGAVGIDNHSYFAKLFKSKFGVSPLQYRECGVLHDRMDQEQVQ, from the coding sequence ATGATGTTTAATGTTCTTGTTGTTGACGATGAGTCCGTTCAAAGAGAAGGCATTAAGGATTTGATCTCTCAGTACCGCTTTCCCTTTCAAGTACTGGAAGCCGAGAACGGAATGAGCGCGGAGCGGATTCTGGTTCAGAACGCGATTGATATCCTCATCACCGATGTCAGAATGCCTCTGATGGACGGACTTGCGCTAAGCAAACAAGCCCGAAAGATGCAGCAGGATCTAAAGATTGTCATCTGCAGCGGTTATGACGAATTTGAATATGCCCGCAGCGCCATCCGGCTGGGCGTGGTAAATTACTTGCTGAAGCCGCTGGTCAGGGAGGAGTTTCTGGAGGTGATGGAGGATATTACGCAGATCAGTCCTTATGGTGGGGATCTTGAGCAGGAGACGGTGGAATCCAAGGTCATCCTTCAGGTCAAGGATTATGTGAAGGATCATTACCAGCGGGACATTTCGTTGTCGGATGCAGCCCACGATGTATACCTGTCCCCGGGGTATTTGAGTATTTTGTTCAAGAAAGAGACCGGCGAGAACTTCTCGAAGTATTTAACCGATTACCGCTTGCGACGGGCAAGCCATCTGCTCCTGAACTCCAATATGAAGGTAAATGATATTGCCGGAGCGGTTGGCATCGATAACCATTCGTATTTTGCCAAGCTGTTCAAAAGCAAGTTCGGCGTCAGTCCCTTACAGTACAGAGAGTGCGGGGTGCTCCATGATCGGATGGATCAAGAACAAGTTCAATGA
- a CDS encoding histidine kinase: protein MIGWIKNKFNDIRFRNKLLLSHLVIALIPILLLGLLSFIQSYRIQMKELRSEAKASLEQVANIMDYKINRYNTLSEFMVLNRELSQIFIKDYEENYFNMYLDFRDILEPLISNIRLMDDDIEAITFYTSGELLGIRDNILPIGDLKSKSWYDGFRGRRWIVDGEKLYLVQELISNPKDSNFMVISIQHDSIFADLDKLSEHVAVHIEDAEQRVIFKESKAPDASAGLEDGEPSGLSLSRSLANNGWTVHYHLLNTNAYANALGIFQITLFVIILSLIITFLLIYVISNNFTRRIIHIKNKVDKVEQNNLDVIIQSSSRDEFGELTNGIGKMLKRINSLISQVYQAEIAKRESEYNKLINQINPHFLYNTLSFIRWRAEKKADIETSYMVSALARFYRTTLNQGRHMATIKDEVQHIKAYLDLQLIMNDGRFDVDYHIDERVLHTEVIHFILQPIVENAIKHGFVEAGGADYQIYIGVSQVEGGIKLIVSDNGVGMTPVQAARLLAGESGGCGVRNVNDRIKLYYGQDYGLDIHSESGSGTEVSMVIPAS, encoded by the coding sequence ATGATCGGATGGATCAAGAACAAGTTCAATGATATCAGGTTCCGCAACAAGCTGCTGCTGTCCCACTTGGTGATTGCACTCATTCCCATTCTTCTGCTCGGGCTGCTTTCCTTCATTCAGTCCTACCGCATTCAGATGAAAGAACTGCGGAGCGAAGCTAAAGCCAGCCTGGAGCAGGTGGCTAACATTATGGATTACAAGATCAACCGGTACAATACGCTGAGCGAGTTCATGGTGCTAAATCGGGAGTTGTCGCAGATATTTATTAAGGATTACGAAGAGAACTATTTTAACATGTACCTGGATTTCCGTGACATTCTGGAGCCGTTAATCTCGAATATCCGGCTGATGGATGATGATATTGAGGCCATCACCTTTTATACATCCGGAGAGCTGCTGGGGATTCGCGACAATATTTTGCCGATCGGGGATCTTAAGAGCAAGTCTTGGTACGATGGATTTCGGGGCAGGCGCTGGATTGTGGACGGGGAGAAGCTTTATCTCGTTCAGGAACTGATCAGCAATCCGAAGGACAGCAATTTCATGGTCATTTCCATTCAGCATGACAGCATCTTTGCAGACCTGGACAAGCTGTCGGAGCATGTGGCGGTTCATATCGAGGATGCTGAGCAGCGGGTGATATTCAAGGAAAGCAAGGCGCCGGATGCATCTGCCGGTTTGGAGGATGGGGAGCCGAGCGGGCTAAGCCTAAGCCGATCACTCGCTAACAATGGCTGGACGGTTCACTATCATTTGCTGAACACGAATGCATACGCCAATGCGCTCGGTATTTTTCAAATTACGTTGTTTGTCATTATCCTCAGCTTGATCATTACCTTCCTGCTCATTTATGTGATCTCCAACAATTTCACGCGCAGAATTATCCATATCAAGAACAAGGTAGACAAGGTGGAGCAGAACAATCTGGATGTCATTATCCAAAGCTCGTCCAGGGATGAATTCGGTGAGCTGACCAACGGCATCGGCAAAATGCTGAAACGGATTAACAGCCTTATCTCCCAGGTGTATCAAGCGGAAATCGCCAAGAGGGAAAGCGAATATAACAAGCTAATCAATCAGATTAATCCGCACTTTCTATACAACACCCTCTCCTTTATCCGGTGGAGGGCCGAGAAGAAGGCGGATATCGAAACGAGTTATATGGTATCGGCATTGGCCCGGTTCTATAGAACGACGCTGAATCAGGGGAGGCATATGGCAACGATCAAGGATGAGGTGCAGCACATCAAAGCTTACCTGGATTTGCAGCTTATTATGAATGATGGCCGGTTTGATGTGGATTACCATATTGATGAGAGAGTGTTACATACCGAGGTCATCCATTTTATTCTGCAGCCGATTGTGGAAAATGCCATCAAACACGGATTTGTGGAGGCAGGAGGGGCAGATTACCAGATCTACATTGGGGTCAGCCAGGTCGAAGGGGGAATTAAACTAATCGTCAGCGATAACGGGGTGGGCATGACTCCCGTGCAGGCGGCGAGGCTGCTGGCCGGAGAGAGCGGGGGCTGCGGCGTTCGGAACGTGAATGACCGGATCAAGCTGTATTACGGACAGGATTACGGACTCGATATTCATAGTGAGTCAGGCAGCGGAACGGAAGTATCGATGGTCATTCCAGCCTCCTGA
- a CDS encoding ABC transporter substrate-binding protein, whose protein sequence is MNKRRKMASLLLSCMILAVFSGCGGGKSDNVQPEISEQDYEPYGKYETPVEFTIGRNTNHVNNLPSGDTIEDNLATRYVEDRVNVKAKVAWETDDMDQKLSLSMTTGDLPDVMLVSRDIFNQLVDNDLIADMTEVYEKTASDGVKNIYASYGDLLLNQVKVDGKIMGLPMTNIGNQHQLLWVRKDWVDKVGAKMPESVEDVWNLARTFVEQDASGTGKTVGMVMDSNAMNFTPVFAAHGAFPMNWIEKDGQVVYGSVQPEMKQALTELSAMYKEGLIDKQFAVRSNEEKEALVINGQVGMLFNPWWIGYTNYKDSIKQDPDAVWVAVSAPVDENGKFKTIRQDPVGGGIVVVKKDFAHPEAIMKSVNLTTDFLYSLTDDAINYKKEHPDEMLTDASRWNNDPTQIPMQVDYDDVLKRYYDDLMKADQSGDASAVQEDRVVSFKAYQEFKEKGNAVDVNTYGEYLSRIEGQREANNPNLEVIPAGFYGTTETMKLKWANLQKLEEETILKIIMGQAPVDEFDKFVDTWKRTGGDEITEEVNQMSSR, encoded by the coding sequence ATGAACAAACGCAGAAAGATGGCTTCTCTGCTGCTCAGCTGTATGATACTGGCCGTATTCAGCGGCTGCGGCGGGGGCAAGAGTGATAACGTGCAGCCGGAAATTTCAGAGCAGGATTATGAGCCTTACGGAAAATATGAGACGCCGGTGGAATTTACGATCGGCCGGAATACCAATCATGTGAACAACCTGCCATCAGGCGATACGATTGAGGACAATTTGGCTACCCGTTACGTGGAGGACCGGGTGAATGTGAAAGCCAAGGTGGCTTGGGAGACGGATGATATGGATCAGAAGCTCTCGCTATCGATGACAACGGGCGATCTGCCGGACGTTATGCTGGTTAGCCGCGATATTTTCAACCAACTGGTGGATAATGACCTGATTGCCGATATGACGGAGGTGTACGAGAAGACCGCATCCGACGGGGTCAAGAATATCTACGCTTCCTATGGCGACTTGCTGCTGAACCAGGTGAAGGTCGACGGTAAAATCATGGGCCTTCCGATGACGAATATCGGCAACCAGCACCAGCTGCTGTGGGTTCGGAAGGACTGGGTGGATAAGGTCGGCGCGAAGATGCCGGAATCCGTCGAGGATGTATGGAACCTCGCCAGAACATTCGTGGAGCAGGACGCCTCGGGAACAGGCAAGACGGTCGGAATGGTGATGGATTCCAATGCCATGAACTTTACGCCGGTTTTCGCTGCGCATGGCGCCTTTCCGATGAACTGGATCGAGAAGGACGGCCAGGTTGTATATGGTTCGGTCCAGCCCGAGATGAAGCAAGCGCTGACGGAGCTGAGCGCCATGTACAAGGAAGGTTTGATTGATAAACAGTTCGCCGTCCGGTCGAATGAAGAGAAGGAAGCGCTTGTGATCAACGGTCAGGTAGGCATGCTGTTTAATCCATGGTGGATCGGCTACACCAACTACAAGGACTCGATCAAGCAAGATCCCGATGCTGTCTGGGTTGCCGTATCGGCACCGGTAGACGAGAACGGCAAATTCAAAACGATCCGTCAGGATCCGGTGGGCGGCGGTATCGTTGTGGTGAAGAAGGATTTTGCCCATCCCGAAGCGATCATGAAGTCGGTCAATCTGACTACGGATTTCCTGTACTCCTTAACGGATGATGCAATTAACTACAAGAAAGAGCATCCGGACGAGATGCTGACCGATGCCAGTCGTTGGAACAATGATCCGACGCAAATTCCGATGCAAGTGGATTATGACGACGTGTTGAAGCGTTATTACGACGATCTGATGAAGGCGGATCAATCCGGGGATGCTTCGGCCGTTCAGGAGGACCGGGTGGTATCCTTCAAGGCATATCAGGAGTTTAAGGAGAAAGGCAATGCCGTCGATGTGAACACCTATGGCGAATACCTCTCCCGTATCGAGGGTCAACGCGAAGCGAACAATCCGAATCTGGAAGTGATTCCTGCAGGCTTCTACGGAACCACCGAGACGATGAAGCTGAAGTGGGCCAATCTCCAAAAGCTCGAAGAAGAGACGATATTGAAAATCATCATGGGCCAAGCCCCCGTTGATGAATTCGATAAGTTTGTGGACACCTGGAAGCGTACCGGCGGCGATGAGATTACGGAAGAGGTCAACCAGATGAGCAGCAGATAA
- a CDS encoding ABC transporter permease subunit, which yields MTYHAMLLPGMVMLFIFSIVPMFGVVMAFQKFIPAKGIFGSAWAGLDNFTYMFQLPDAKQIFVNTLVIAVGKIVLGLIVPIVFALLLNEVRLKLFKSTIQTIVYLPHFMSWVVLGTMLTMIFSFDGMINNFLEFLGLERIMFLASNDWFRPLLIVTDTWKEFGYGTIVYLAALTAINPALYESAAMDGASRWKQTLNITLPGMFPTIILLGTLSLGNVLNAGFDQVFNLYNPLVYETGDIIDTFVYRMGLINMQYSFATAIGLMKSVISFILIVISYRLASRYAGYRIF from the coding sequence ATGACCTATCATGCGATGCTGCTGCCCGGCATGGTCATGCTGTTCATTTTCTCGATTGTTCCGATGTTCGGGGTGGTCATGGCTTTTCAAAAGTTCATCCCTGCGAAAGGGATATTCGGCTCCGCATGGGCAGGACTCGACAATTTCACGTATATGTTTCAACTGCCGGATGCCAAACAGATTTTTGTGAATACGCTGGTCATCGCGGTCGGGAAGATTGTTCTCGGATTGATTGTACCGATCGTGTTCGCCCTGCTGCTAAATGAGGTGCGTCTGAAGCTCTTCAAAAGCACGATTCAAACCATCGTGTATTTGCCGCATTTTATGTCATGGGTGGTCTTGGGTACGATGTTGACCATGATCTTTTCCTTTGACGGCATGATTAACAATTTCCTTGAGTTTCTGGGGCTGGAGCGGATCATGTTTCTGGCAAGCAACGACTGGTTCAGGCCGCTGCTCATCGTGACGGATACCTGGAAGGAATTCGGCTACGGGACGATTGTGTATTTGGCTGCGTTGACGGCGATTAACCCGGCTTTGTATGAATCGGCCGCAATGGACGGCGCAAGCCGCTGGAAACAGACGCTGAATATCACACTGCCGGGCATGTTTCCGACGATCATCCTGCTGGGCACGCTGAGTCTCGGCAATGTGTTGAATGCAGGATTTGACCAGGTGTTCAACCTGTATAATCCGCTGGTATATGAGACAGGTGATATTATCGATACGTTTGTGTACCGCATGGGTCTGATCAATATGCAGTATTCGTTCGCAACGGCGATCGGACTGATGAAATCGGTCATCAGCTTTATTCTGATCGTTATATCCTACAGGCTGGCCTCGAGGTATGCGGGGTACAGGATTTTCTAG
- a CDS encoding carbohydrate ABC transporter permease, whose amino-acid sequence MIQSKTLGSRLSRLMIMLALVLITFVSLAPIVNTIMVSVSSSTAVNAGKVYFFPVELNFSSYGQILNDTKFWKAFLISVERVLLGGAINMILTILMAYPLSRSVTQFRSRNKYMWIIVFTMLFSGGIVPWYMVISKLGLINSIWALVLPGAVPVFNVILLMNFFKGIPKELEEAAFIDGAGPLKILLKIFIPISMPSLATITLFVIVGHWNNFFDGIILINDSEKIPLQTYLQQLSLTRDQMQNLSVEQLQQFNKISNTTLNSAKILVSMIPILLIYPFLQRYLIHGIVLGAVKE is encoded by the coding sequence ATGATTCAATCCAAAACGCTGGGCTCAAGGCTATCCCGCCTGATGATTATGCTCGCGCTCGTTCTGATTACATTTGTGTCGCTAGCCCCCATCGTCAATACGATTATGGTGTCTGTCAGCAGCAGCACGGCTGTTAATGCGGGCAAGGTCTACTTTTTTCCGGTAGAGCTGAATTTCTCATCCTACGGGCAGATACTGAATGACACGAAGTTTTGGAAGGCGTTTCTAATATCCGTGGAACGGGTGCTGCTTGGGGGCGCGATCAACATGATATTGACCATCCTCATGGCCTATCCATTGTCGCGGAGCGTCACGCAGTTCCGATCGAGAAATAAATATATGTGGATTATCGTGTTTACGATGCTCTTCAGCGGCGGGATCGTTCCCTGGTATATGGTGATCAGCAAGCTGGGGTTGATCAACAGCATCTGGGCACTGGTTCTGCCGGGTGCGGTTCCTGTCTTCAACGTGATTCTCCTGATGAACTTCTTCAAGGGCATTCCGAAGGAGCTGGAGGAGGCCGCATTCATTGATGGTGCCGGTCCGCTGAAGATCCTGCTCAAGATCTTTATCCCGATTTCCATGCCCAGTCTGGCAACCATTACCCTGTTTGTCATCGTCGGTCACTGGAACAACTTCTTTGACGGAATCATCCTGATCAATGACAGCGAAAAAATACCGCTTCAAACCTATCTGCAGCAGCTCAGTCTGACGCGCGACCAGATGCAGAATCTCTCCGTCGAACAGCTGCAGCAATTCAATAAAATTTCCAACACGACCCTGAACTCAGCCAAAATTCTGGTTTCCATGATTCCAATTCTGCTCATCTATCCGTTTCTGCAGCGTTACTTAATCCACGGAATCGTTCTGGGGGCCGTGAAGGAATAG